A genome region from Phycisphaeraceae bacterium includes the following:
- a CDS encoding adenylate/guanylate cyclase domain-containing protein has product MSGDTDRPAALSEDGDFRRFDLIFTSVKDTDDPKVVTITMRPDPRRYKEVEVDGRQYWEDTHDNVLYPRPDFLAAIASQFSERHLCFSLPQIRNAAEYVESRIPCINSALSQSSGDAPAHEPFPERHVPNIRPGTSHFVILSADIVGSTRLATTLSSDAYARLVRVCLREFAAVIWGFGGHVLKFTGDGLLAYFPEPNFTGNHDLAIDGAITLQRLATDAISPSLGRAGLPAIQIRVGIDSGRAVVEDLGLGCGTPSLDIIGAVANLAAKIQATAAPGEIRIGQSMLRGLHVQWREICEPVTPPQDWEYQDRQGEIYQLARVQWPPSAPPPTIVLGTTPTLAPTDISG; this is encoded by the coding sequence ATGAGCGGTGACACGGATCGTCCTGCGGCGCTTTCCGAAGACGGCGACTTTCGCCGGTTCGATCTGATATTCACGAGCGTGAAGGACACGGACGATCCCAAGGTCGTCACCATTACCATGCGTCCAGATCCTCGCCGCTACAAGGAGGTCGAGGTCGACGGACGGCAATACTGGGAGGACACTCACGACAATGTCCTCTATCCGAGGCCAGACTTTCTGGCAGCCATCGCTTCTCAGTTCAGTGAACGGCACCTCTGTTTCAGTCTGCCGCAGATACGCAACGCCGCCGAGTACGTCGAGTCGCGCATTCCCTGCATCAACTCTGCGCTATCGCAATCGTCAGGCGACGCGCCCGCACACGAACCATTCCCCGAGCGTCACGTTCCGAACATCCGTCCGGGGACATCGCACTTCGTCATTCTGTCCGCGGACATTGTCGGCTCGACTCGTTTAGCAACGACGCTCTCTAGCGACGCGTACGCGCGACTGGTTCGTGTGTGTTTGCGCGAGTTCGCCGCCGTCATCTGGGGATTCGGCGGACACGTACTCAAGTTCACCGGCGATGGCTTGCTCGCCTACTTTCCCGAACCGAACTTCACCGGGAACCACGATCTTGCAATAGACGGGGCCATTACCCTTCAGCGGCTTGCGACGGATGCGATATCGCCATCGCTCGGCCGGGCTGGACTCCCAGCCATCCAGATTCGTGTCGGCATTGATTCTGGGAGAGCCGTGGTCGAGGACCTTGGTCTGGGTTGCGGGACGCCTTCACTCGACATCATCGGCGCTGTAGCAAACCTTGCAGCCAAGATTCAAGCTACGGCTGCACCGGGGGAGATCAGAATAGGCCAATCAATGCTCCGGGGTCTCCATGTGCAATGGCGCGAGATCTGCGAACCTGTCACGCCTCCTCAGGACTGGGAGTACCAGGACCGTCAGGGAGAGATCTACCAATTGGCTCGCGTGCAGTGGCCACCCAGCGCGCCTCCGCCCACCATTGTGTTAGGAACGACTCCCACCCTCGCCCCAACAGACATCTCCGGATGA
- a CDS encoding endonuclease/exonuclease/phosphatase family protein produces the protein MHATASAEWSMGCRGREAARRVFAALRVVVAAILSVMPVRAFMPAMSFTVAVAIVVVAAMGTATTASAAAAKISSATAQESERAGAPRALRVISFNIRFDTPRDEERRWRFRSHRVIEFLSTSSADFIGLQEVLPSQGAELAEALPNYGVIGRTRERSSAEGEANPIFFDRAKWALVESRTGTFWLSETPSVPGSKSWRSSLPRIATWGVFRERLGEQRILVLNTHWDHQSQEAREQSAAVIAEFLGQEAGDLPVIVMGDFNVGPANPARERLTEGFAGSPPLVDTFAVLHPGVERNTGTYHGFRGHASGPRIDAILASHAFTVLGAEIDRRGSVEAPLSDHYPVVAELRLKLANGQAGDGASGQAPSVKGPNQEAPDSSPKPGDTAPTGPPSGVPPKSAPVTNPPARGEPAPADPPAPAEPAPPPPPPFPPVDDPPDPGRVSHEAPERP, from the coding sequence ATGCACGCCACTGCGTCGGCTGAATGGAGCATGGGGTGCCGGGGCCGCGAGGCCGCGCGGCGCGTGTTCGCGGCGCTCCGTGTCGTGGTCGCGGCGATCTTGTCGGTCATGCCTGTCAGGGCGTTCATGCCGGCGATGTCATTCACGGTGGCCGTTGCGATCGTGGTTGTTGCAGCCATGGGCACCGCCACAACCGCGAGTGCAGCCGCCGCGAAGATCTCATCCGCGACTGCGCAGGAGAGCGAGCGGGCTGGTGCACCGCGCGCGCTTCGTGTGATCTCCTTCAACATTCGCTTCGATACGCCGAGAGATGAGGAGCGACGGTGGCGCTTCCGCAGCCATCGCGTGATCGAGTTCCTCTCGACCTCGAGCGCCGATTTCATCGGTCTCCAGGAAGTCCTTCCCTCGCAGGGAGCCGAACTCGCCGAGGCGCTGCCCAACTACGGCGTGATCGGCCGCACGCGCGAGCGCAGTTCCGCCGAGGGCGAGGCGAATCCGATCTTCTTCGACCGCGCGAAGTGGGCGCTCGTCGAGAGTCGGACGGGGACCTTCTGGCTCTCGGAGACGCCCTCGGTTCCTGGCAGCAAGTCATGGCGATCGTCGCTTCCGCGCATCGCCACATGGGGGGTCTTTCGCGAACGACTGGGAGAGCAACGCATTCTTGTGCTCAACACGCACTGGGATCACCAGAGCCAGGAAGCTCGCGAGCAGAGCGCCGCCGTCATTGCCGAGTTCCTCGGTCAGGAGGCGGGTGACTTGCCGGTCATCGTGATGGGTGACTTCAATGTCGGACCCGCGAACCCCGCTCGCGAGCGTCTGACAGAAGGCTTCGCAGGCTCGCCGCCGCTGGTCGACACCTTCGCCGTGCTGCACCCCGGCGTCGAACGAAACACAGGCACCTATCACGGCTTCCGTGGCCACGCCTCGGGGCCGAGGATCGATGCGATCCTGGCATCGCATGCGTTCACCGTGCTGGGCGCAGAGATCGATCGTCGCGGCTCGGTGGAGGCGCCGCTCTCGGATCACTATCCGGTGGTGGCCGAACTCAGGTTGAAGTTGGCCAACGGACAAGCGGGCGATGGCGCAAGCGGTCAGGCGCCTTCGGTGAAGGGACCGAATCAGGAAGCTCCGGATTCGTCGCCGAAGCCTGGCGACACCGCGCCGACAGGGCCCCCCTCAGGTGTTCCGCCGAAGAGCGCACCGGTGACGAACCCCCCCGCGCGCGGCGAACCCGCGCCGGCGGATCCTCCCGCACCGGCGGAACCCGCGCCGCCACCGCCGCCGCCATTCCCGCCCGTCGACGATCCGCCCGATCCGGGGCGAGTGAGCCACGAGGCACCTGAACGCCCGTGA
- a CDS encoding helix-turn-helix transcriptional regulator — protein sequence MDRVKVKLDDREYVILPRAEYDRLAGRAKAADMPPLPKADRAGNVPAVDYARASLARKIISRRTEAGLNQRQLAKLAGIAFEQLNRIERGKVTPTLATIESIERGFRKAKGISKRRS from the coding sequence ATGGATCGAGTCAAGGTCAAGCTGGACGATCGCGAATATGTCATCCTCCCCCGCGCCGAGTACGACCGTCTTGCGGGTCGCGCGAAGGCGGCGGACATGCCACCGCTCCCGAAGGCGGATCGCGCTGGAAATGTGCCTGCGGTCGACTACGCCCGGGCATCCCTCGCGCGCAAGATCATCTCGCGGCGAACCGAGGCCGGGCTCAACCAGCGCCAGCTTGCCAAGCTGGCGGGGATCGCGTTCGAGCAACTGAATCGGATCGAGCGGGGCAAGGTGACTCCGACGCTGGCGACGATCGAGTCGATCGAGCGCGGATTCAGGAAGGCGAAAGGGATCAGCAAGAGGCGGAGTTGA
- a CDS encoding alkaline phosphatase family protein, translating to MTTLLLALSLFVSASSGPIGELQVAGELQIADARQDAGGRQRVGGRRGVGGAPVASDPTPASPEAASENATPPTAEERARAAARAAAAARPDAFPHVILISIDGVHADVLKSPIIETLPSMARLMRGPHTLEARTDPDFTVTLPNHVAMVTGLHAAEHAWLRNDEPPGPKHGGTIHDRANRYVPSMFDVAHDHGLATSLSTGKTKFWLLQQTYGSARGAKDRTGENNGRAKIDAFLHAESSEDLVEALMARLTRLASQDRRTLDFLHIAEPDTAGHAEEWDLTPGSHYLRTMARVDAWMSRLIAHIESNPALRGSTALVITTDHGGGDPAKTHTNPDAPCNFIIPFLVWLGEDRAPSDLYKLNAQSRVRPSPLENPEIGIGLPPIRNGDAGNLCLALLGLPTIDGSSIGGATPLAVVSEGEAWRVVRPDTTAVATSPSARIAGSPVATAPDGHDEPAD from the coding sequence ATGACGACACTCCTTCTTGCGCTTTCGTTGTTCGTGTCGGCGAGCAGTGGCCCGATCGGCGAACTCCAGGTTGCGGGCGAACTTCAGATTGCTGATGCACGCCAGGATGCTGGCGGGCGCCAACGCGTCGGAGGGCGCCGGGGTGTCGGCGGAGCGCCGGTGGCATCCGATCCAACTCCGGCATCACCTGAGGCCGCCTCCGAGAACGCCACGCCGCCGACCGCCGAGGAGCGCGCCAGAGCAGCCGCACGGGCCGCGGCCGCGGCACGACCGGACGCCTTTCCGCATGTGATCCTCATCAGCATCGACGGCGTGCACGCCGATGTTCTGAAGTCACCCATCATCGAGACGCTGCCTTCGATGGCTCGCCTGATGCGCGGACCGCACACGCTCGAGGCACGGACCGATCCGGACTTCACCGTCACGCTTCCCAATCATGTCGCGATGGTGACAGGCCTGCACGCGGCCGAACACGCATGGCTGCGCAACGACGAACCGCCCGGGCCGAAGCATGGCGGCACGATTCACGATCGGGCGAATCGGTATGTCCCCAGCATGTTCGATGTCGCGCACGACCACGGCCTGGCGACCTCCCTGTCGACAGGCAAGACGAAGTTCTGGCTCCTCCAGCAGACCTACGGCAGCGCGCGCGGCGCCAAGGACCGCACCGGAGAGAACAACGGCCGCGCGAAGATCGATGCCTTCCTCCACGCCGAGTCGAGCGAGGATCTTGTTGAAGCGCTGATGGCGCGGCTCACGCGGCTCGCCTCGCAGGATCGGCGCACGCTGGACTTTCTTCACATCGCCGAACCGGACACCGCCGGTCACGCCGAAGAGTGGGATCTGACTCCAGGCTCGCACTATCTGCGCACGATGGCCCGCGTGGACGCGTGGATGTCGCGACTGATCGCACACATCGAGTCCAACCCCGCTCTTCGCGGCTCGACGGCGCTGGTCATCACCACCGACCATGGCGGCGGCGACCCCGCGAAGACGCACACGAACCCCGACGCGCCGTGCAACTTCATCATTCCGTTCCTCGTCTGGCTGGGCGAAGATCGAGCGCCGTCCGATCTCTACAAGCTCAACGCGCAGTCGCGGGTGCGACCAAGTCCACTGGAGAATCCAGAGATCGGAATCGGCTTGCCTCCTATCCGCAACGGAGACGCGGGCAATCTGTGTCTGGCACTCCTTGGACTTCCGACGATTGACGGGAGTTCCATCGGCGGCGCGACGCCACTCGCCGTTGTCTCAGAGGGCGAGGCGTGGCGCGTGGTTCGACCTGACACAACTGCGGTGGCGACCTCGCCCAGTGCGCGTATCGCCGGTTCGCCGGTCGCGACGGCGCCCGATGGCCACGATGAGCCTGCGGATTGA
- a CDS encoding type II toxin-antitoxin system RelE/ParE family toxin — translation MARVVLTDSAAKELEALPLVAHTRILKVLERLADWPDVSGAKPMRGRLAGRFRIRTGDYRVLFSVRGRGIETTVVVEQIGHRDGFYEE, via the coding sequence GTGGCCCGCGTTGTCCTGACCGATTCCGCCGCCAAGGAGCTCGAAGCCCTGCCACTGGTCGCCCATACGCGCATCCTCAAGGTGCTCGAGCGCCTTGCCGATTGGCCGGATGTGAGCGGCGCCAAGCCGATGCGAGGGAGGCTCGCCGGCAGGTTTCGGATCCGGACTGGGGACTATCGAGTCCTCTTCTCTGTGCGCGGTCGAGGAATCGAGACGACAGTCGTCGTCGAGCAGATCGGGCATCGCGACGGCTTCTACGAGGAGTGA
- a CDS encoding AAA family ATPase, whose translation MSPLTEPSDEALKAAVARAVGVDEHAVRVETTHLSRVFITAELVFKFKRWLDLGFVDHRSLDARQAHVRDEVVLNARLAPAVYLGVAALRTMDEHPCAAAAGDLGASSLLQLDWPPSGTSGRVIDWCVVMRALPAEWMLNRLLDEGRVDRRVEAELELLARHLARFHRTAPRGGDLASLRTPERVRLALSKTLAALASWEPRTAEADLAEAQVPEAHVVTAQVAEAGAAKAPVEEATNCSSGDTTTLIEFVSRRALIMLDDIMPLLESRRARGCVVDGHGDLHSRNICMVPGAPTAFDCIDFSRELRVRDTSAEMAFLAMDLDAHGRADLAERVTHAYLDEVARDPQDADHERDFLVPQTWYRLHDALVRAMVERMRGAKGESLRFLHLAVGYALPPSLVLMCGLPGSGKSTVARGLAGPLRAVVLRSDEHRKQQAGLPPTARGDASLYEASVTTRVYSELLTMAAEAIRCGRHVIVDAAFPTAELRAMARETVSMLSAATAGSAVERRQKRAPGAHDRAPASATATVPWIVVECVAPLMELRRRLEHRVHDAQEVSDADVAVMQSMAARFESPGEIDARRRVRVESASPMERVRTVVLERLMEGLIM comes from the coding sequence ATGAGTCCGCTGACTGAGCCATCGGATGAGGCGCTCAAGGCCGCCGTGGCCCGCGCGGTTGGTGTCGACGAGCACGCGGTCAGAGTGGAGACGACGCACCTGTCGCGGGTGTTCATCACGGCCGAACTGGTCTTCAAGTTCAAGCGATGGCTCGACCTCGGTTTCGTCGATCATCGCTCGCTCGACGCGCGGCAGGCCCATGTGCGCGATGAGGTCGTCCTGAATGCCCGCCTTGCACCGGCGGTCTACCTGGGGGTCGCGGCGCTGCGGACGATGGATGAACACCCCTGCGCCGCGGCCGCCGGTGACCTCGGTGCATCCTCACTGCTGCAACTCGACTGGCCGCCATCGGGCACCAGCGGCCGGGTGATCGACTGGTGCGTGGTGATGCGCGCGCTTCCGGCGGAGTGGATGCTGAACCGGCTGCTCGATGAAGGGCGGGTGGACCGCCGCGTTGAAGCCGAGCTTGAGCTGCTGGCGCGCCACCTGGCCCGCTTTCATCGCACGGCCCCGCGCGGCGGGGACCTTGCGTCGCTGCGCACCCCCGAGCGCGTGCGTCTGGCTCTTTCGAAGACGCTCGCCGCGCTCGCGAGCTGGGAGCCGCGCACGGCCGAGGCTGATTTGGCTGAGGCTCAAGTGCCCGAGGCTCATGTGGTCACCGCTCAAGTGGCGGAGGCTGGGGCGGCCAAGGCTCCCGTGGAGGAGGCAACGAACTGTTCGAGCGGCGACACCACGACGCTCATCGAGTTCGTGAGCCGACGGGCGTTGATCATGCTGGATGACATCATGCCGCTCCTTGAGTCGCGAAGGGCTCGCGGATGCGTGGTCGACGGCCACGGCGACCTTCACTCTCGCAACATCTGCATGGTGCCCGGAGCGCCCACGGCGTTTGACTGCATCGACTTCTCCCGCGAACTGCGCGTCCGGGACACGAGCGCGGAAATGGCGTTTCTCGCGATGGACCTCGATGCGCACGGGCGCGCCGATCTCGCGGAGCGGGTGACTCACGCGTACCTCGATGAGGTGGCGCGCGACCCCCAAGATGCCGATCATGAGCGCGACTTTCTCGTTCCCCAGACCTGGTATCGACTGCATGATGCGCTCGTGCGGGCGATGGTCGAGCGCATGCGAGGGGCGAAGGGCGAGTCGCTTCGCTTCCTGCATCTGGCGGTCGGTTATGCGCTGCCGCCGTCACTCGTCCTGATGTGCGGGCTTCCAGGAAGCGGAAAGAGCACCGTGGCGCGTGGATTGGCCGGACCGTTGCGAGCGGTGGTGCTGCGGAGCGATGAGCATCGCAAGCAGCAAGCGGGGCTGCCACCGACGGCGCGAGGCGATGCGTCGCTGTACGAGGCATCGGTCACCACGCGCGTCTACTCGGAGCTCTTGACGATGGCCGCCGAGGCGATCCGGTGCGGACGCCATGTGATTGTGGACGCGGCGTTCCCCACGGCGGAGCTTCGGGCGATGGCGAGGGAGACCGTCTCGATGCTCTCGGCCGCCACTGCCGGATCGGCAGTCGAGCGACGGCAGAAGCGAGCTCCCGGTGCTCACGATCGCGCACCAGCGTCGGCGACCGCCACCGTGCCGTGGATCGTTGTCGAGTGTGTCGCTCCACTCATGGAGCTCAGGCGTCGGCTTGAGCACCGGGTGCACGATGCGCAGGAGGTCTCTGACGCCGATGTCGCGGTGATGCAGTCGATGGCGGCCCGCTTTGAGTCACCCGGAGAGATCGATGCCAGGCGGAGGGTTCGTGTCGAGAGTGCCTCCCCCATGGAGCGCGTGCGAACGGTTGTTCTCGAGCGCCTGATGGAAGGACTAATCATGTGA
- a CDS encoding transposase: MGRRRFTAEQIVQMLREAEVEMSKGQTIAVTAKKLGITDQTYYRWRREYGGLKVDQAKRFKELEQGNTRLKRVVADLTLDYLILKEAARPNF; the protein is encoded by the coding sequence ATGGGCAGGCGTCGATTCACGGCGGAGCAGATCGTGCAGATGCTTCGTGAGGCCGAGGTCGAAATGTCGAAGGGGCAGACGATCGCGGTGACGGCGAAGAAGCTTGGCATCACGGACCAGACCTACTACCGGTGGCGTCGCGAGTACGGTGGTCTGAAGGTGGACCAGGCAAAGCGATTCAAGGAGCTCGAGCAGGGGAACACGCGTCTGAAGCGCGTCGTGGCGGATCTCACACTCGACTACCTGATCCTGAAGGAAGCGGCCCGCCCAAACTTCTGA
- a CDS encoding DUF4405 domain-containing protein — protein sequence MNRAVLNLLIDSIAAVILTALVATGYVLWFALPPGTNRTHELLGWLRHEWGELHFWLAAVLLAVLAVHVALHWRWLSMGLCKRLGLGSTVEGRPWLATVLALLIAVMPLLATIVIAHAAVRPLSAPLHPLRAEGDRLAATEVLPDASDGAVGTSEQRESGAAARAGDGDTGPDSDPINAPARGGTGLPFIEVERRVARLLADRCADCHGSRHAAEGVRADTVAWLLIEQHGTRWVQPGDAARSALFRVVSRAAREPSAGRSLRRHELSSSDFELLWSWVEAIKP from the coding sequence ATGAATCGTGCCGTGCTCAACCTGTTGATCGACTCTATCGCGGCAGTGATCCTGACGGCGCTGGTCGCCACAGGCTATGTGCTCTGGTTCGCGCTTCCTCCAGGAACGAATCGCACGCACGAACTGCTTGGCTGGCTCCGCCACGAATGGGGCGAGCTTCACTTCTGGCTCGCCGCCGTGCTTCTGGCGGTGCTGGCCGTGCATGTGGCGCTCCACTGGCGATGGCTCTCGATGGGCCTGTGCAAGCGGCTCGGACTTGGTTCTACCGTCGAAGGTCGGCCCTGGCTTGCGACGGTGCTGGCGCTCCTCATCGCGGTCATGCCCCTGCTCGCGACGATCGTGATCGCCCATGCTGCGGTGCGGCCGCTTTCAGCGCCCCTTCACCCGCTGCGGGCCGAGGGGGATCGGTTGGCCGCCACAGAGGTGCTGCCGGATGCGAGCGACGGAGCCGTTGGGACTAGCGAGCAGCGCGAAAGCGGCGCGGCGGCGCGAGCTGGCGACGGTGACACAGGACCAGACTCGGACCCGATCAATGCCCCAGCGCGCGGCGGCACGGGACTGCCGTTCATCGAAGTGGAGCGGCGCGTGGCGCGCCTGCTGGCAGACCGATGCGCTGACTGCCATGGTTCGCGCCATGCGGCGGAAGGTGTTCGCGCGGATACTGTGGCGTGGCTGTTGATCGAGCAGCACGGGACGCGATGGGTCCAGCCCGGCGATGCGGCGAGGAGCGCCCTGTTTCGCGTGGTGAGCAGAGCGGCCCGCGAGCCTTCAGCAGGACGATCGCTGCGGCGCCATGAGCTCTCGTCATCGGACTTCGAACTCCTGTGGAGCTGGGTCGAGGCGATCAAGCCCTGA
- a CDS encoding lipase maturation factor family protein produces MSTPRRDDESAIPLDAPRPEWAQKPLPDIVPTEEEVRLPGGSAERLYIPPSPPWVRGREWFLRGIGVTYVVAFASLAVQARGLLGPRGLAPIEAAVKSLDEQGVGQLAWPSLFRVLPTMAHSPETLAWIGAGFGLLMIVGLLPPLAALGAWLCYLSFVTLGAPFLSFQWDSLLLESGVLALLASPWTWALGRGRAKPVLPLLRWCLWFLIGRLMLLSGLVKLVSGSLPWRDGTALDFHWWTQPLPNPVSWWLGQMPLACDRIMTFGSLAIEFAVPLLILLGRWPRAIAALLVLLLQGGIALSGNYGFFNLLTAVLALSLVDDEVLRRLLRRPLNVPIPLVPSSFARTMRWCGAGSAVAVALLVALPSSVMWLERVSGRGAGPFDALPSWVGRMLEVPLEAGMRWRLASGYGLFADMTTTRPELAVEVTLDGRNWEPVIFRWKPGPLDRAPPLALLHMPRLDWQMWFAALAFPRGEAWQAELERAILEGRPEVLALLDRVPLGGARPRAVRWRRDLYEFSTLGSAEARGGAWWIVSEIGRGGGSFLRR; encoded by the coding sequence GTGAGCACACCGCGGCGCGACGACGAGAGTGCCATTCCACTCGACGCCCCGCGGCCCGAGTGGGCGCAGAAGCCGCTGCCCGACATCGTGCCCACCGAGGAGGAGGTTCGCCTTCCGGGCGGAAGCGCCGAGCGCCTCTACATTCCGCCATCACCGCCATGGGTGCGCGGGCGCGAGTGGTTCCTTCGCGGCATCGGAGTGACCTATGTCGTTGCGTTCGCATCGCTCGCCGTGCAGGCGAGGGGGCTCCTTGGCCCGCGCGGCCTCGCGCCGATTGAGGCCGCAGTCAAGTCGCTTGACGAACAGGGCGTGGGCCAGCTCGCGTGGCCATCGCTCTTCCGGGTGCTACCGACCATGGCCCACAGCCCGGAGACGCTTGCGTGGATCGGCGCGGGCTTCGGACTCCTGATGATCGTCGGCCTTCTGCCTCCGCTTGCGGCGCTCGGTGCGTGGCTCTGCTACCTCTCCTTTGTCACGCTCGGAGCGCCGTTTCTCTCGTTTCAGTGGGACTCGCTGCTCCTTGAGAGCGGAGTGCTCGCCCTTCTTGCTTCGCCGTGGACATGGGCCCTCGGCCGAGGGCGAGCGAAGCCGGTGCTTCCGCTCCTGCGTTGGTGCCTCTGGTTCCTCATCGGTCGACTCATGCTTCTCTCCGGCCTGGTGAAGCTCGTCTCGGGTTCACTGCCTTGGCGAGATGGCACCGCGCTCGACTTTCACTGGTGGACACAGCCGCTTCCGAATCCCGTGAGCTGGTGGCTCGGCCAGATGCCGCTCGCGTGCGATCGGATCATGACCTTCGGATCACTCGCTATCGAGTTTGCCGTTCCGCTGCTGATTCTCCTCGGACGCTGGCCGCGCGCCATCGCGGCGCTCCTTGTTCTGCTCCTGCAAGGTGGCATCGCTCTCTCGGGCAACTATGGCTTCTTCAATCTGCTCACCGCTGTCCTTGCGCTTTCGCTCGTCGACGACGAGGTGCTGCGACGACTGCTGCGACGGCCACTCAATGTGCCGATTCCACTCGTCCCATCGAGCTTCGCCCGAACCATGCGATGGTGTGGTGCCGGGTCGGCGGTGGCCGTGGCGCTGCTCGTCGCGCTGCCGTCATCGGTCATGTGGCTTGAGCGCGTCTCCGGACGCGGCGCCGGTCCCTTCGATGCGCTTCCGTCGTGGGTGGGCCGCATGCTTGAGGTGCCGCTCGAAGCCGGCATGCGCTGGCGGCTCGCCTCCGGGTATGGACTCTTCGCCGACATGACGACGACGCGGCCGGAACTGGCGGTCGAGGTCACTCTCGATGGCCGCAACTGGGAGCCGGTGATCTTCCGATGGAAGCCGGGCCCGCTCGATCGTGCACCGCCTCTGGCTCTCCTGCACATGCCGCGGCTCGATTGGCAGATGTGGTTCGCGGCGCTCGCCTTCCCGCGCGGGGAAGCGTGGCAGGCTGAACTCGAGCGAGCGATTCTCGAAGGGCGCCCCGAGGTGCTGGCGCTTCTCGATCGGGTGCCCCTTGGCGGCGCTCGCCCGAGAGCCGTGCGATGGCGGCGCGATCTCTACGAGTTCAGTACCCTTGGCAGTGCTGAGGCGCGCGGCGGCGCGTGGTGGATCGTGAGCGAGATTGGCCGAGGCGGCGGTAGCTTTCTGCGGAGGTAA
- a CDS encoding MFS transporter gives MTPRLRHRTLAVPAQRSTILAVVVAALGYFVDIFDLLLFALVRRESLLDVLGPQIAELRAELEVRFAEIVDVAQREAAIDLAVDTFLRNWGAWLDNVLQTTGLLVGGLVWGIIADRRGRLAVLFGSILCYSVANLLNGLITDVDRNGLFGFMHLFGVGTAIGQYEVLRFVAGFGLAGELGAGVTLVAELVSKENRGYATTLIATVGILGAVAGYFVTQVTEWRTAFIIGGVLGLGLLALRVGVVESGMFHQAQQRQVRGRGAFWLLFWPPERLVRYASVVLLAVPIWFVVGTLVKYADLLGGSMGLVGENKPSPGLAVMWCYVGLAGGDLASGLLSQFIRSRRGAILIFHGLTGLAMLAYFTLAPRSVELFYGVVVALGFACGYWAVFVTSAAEQFGTNLRATAATTAPNVVRWSAAGSFLLWHWLEGWIAAMPGRTQAEATWMAAAVGGALVLTIALVALGGIRETFGISLDYEEE, from the coding sequence GTGACGCCTCGACTCCGCCATCGCACTCTTGCTGTGCCCGCCCAGCGATCGACCATCCTTGCGGTTGTCGTTGCCGCGCTCGGCTACTTCGTTGACATCTTCGACCTGCTCCTCTTTGCACTGGTGCGACGCGAGTCGCTGCTCGATGTGCTCGGACCGCAGATCGCCGAGCTCCGCGCGGAGCTCGAGGTGCGCTTCGCCGAGATCGTCGATGTGGCGCAGCGCGAGGCTGCGATTGATCTCGCCGTCGACACCTTCCTGCGCAACTGGGGAGCGTGGCTTGACAATGTGCTCCAGACGACCGGCCTGCTCGTCGGTGGACTCGTCTGGGGCATCATTGCCGATCGACGCGGCCGACTCGCCGTGCTCTTCGGCTCGATTCTCTGCTATTCGGTGGCCAACCTTCTCAATGGGCTCATCACCGATGTCGATCGAAACGGGCTCTTCGGCTTCATGCATCTGTTCGGAGTCGGAACGGCGATCGGCCAATACGAAGTGCTCCGCTTTGTCGCCGGTTTCGGCCTGGCTGGAGAACTCGGCGCAGGTGTCACCCTGGTGGCGGAGCTCGTCTCGAAGGAGAATCGCGGCTACGCGACGACGCTGATTGCCACGGTCGGCATTCTCGGCGCAGTCGCGGGCTACTTCGTCACGCAGGTGACCGAATGGCGCACCGCGTTCATCATCGGCGGCGTGCTCGGGCTCGGACTGCTGGCCCTTCGCGTGGGTGTGGTCGAGAGTGGCATGTTCCACCAGGCGCAGCAGCGGCAGGTGCGCGGGCGCGGCGCATTCTGGCTTCTCTTCTGGCCGCCTGAACGACTGGTGCGCTACGCGAGCGTGGTGCTGCTGGCTGTTCCGATCTGGTTCGTGGTGGGCACGCTCGTCAAGTACGCCGATCTCCTCGGTGGCTCGATGGGACTTGTGGGTGAGAACAAGCCTTCGCCCGGACTTGCGGTGATGTGGTGCTATGTGGGGTTGGCCGGGGGCGATCTCGCGAGCGGCCTCCTGAGCCAGTTCATTCGATCAAGACGCGGAGCGATTCTCATCTTCCATGGCCTGACCGGGCTCGCAATGCTCGCGTACTTCACCCTCGCGCCGAGAAGCGTTGAACTCTTCTACGGCGTGGTGGTCGCGCTCGGCTTCGCGTGCGGCTACTGGGCGGTCTTCGTCACGAGTGCGGCGGAGCAGTTCGGAACCAACCTTCGCGCCACGGCCGCGACGACCGCACCGAATGTGGTGCGCTGGTCTGCCGCCGGCAGCTTCCTGCTGTGGCACTGGCTCGAAGGGTGGATCGCCGCCATGCCCGGCCGTACGCAGGCGGAGGCGACCTGGATGGCGGCGGCGGTGGGCGGGGCGCTCGTCCTGACGATCGCGCTCGTGGCGCTCGGCGGCATTCGCGAGACCTTTGGCATCTCCCTCGACTACGAGGAGGAGTAG